Proteins encoded by one window of Channa argus isolate prfri chromosome 1, Channa argus male v1.0, whole genome shotgun sequence:
- the brd2a gene encoding bromodomain-containing protein 2a isoform X2, translating to MDMAVNQLLDSSLGGVDLGLMGVATMDHTSGTAGKRIRKPSLLFEGFESPGMPHLSQLAALGPPQPTVKDPSRQGRMTNQLQFLQKVLLKSLWRHHFAWPFHEPVDAVKLNLPDYHKIIKTPMDMGTIKRRLENNYYRSASECMQDFNTMFTNCYIYNKPTDDIVLMAQSLEKAFLQKVAQMPPDEIELSPPPPRSKPGKPAKKGRGNAVSGGITTAHQVPAVSQSAYSPSTPETPDHILSIPPQTILSKSLLPMLSNEQSLPTITSLPPTQPTAKKKGVKRKADTTTPTTVSMPIMSTMSVSLGMGGGRDSPLTLTSLGVDHSSSLGMNQGLGISQGMGMGMGMGMNMGHGTVMMGTKAAGGGRRGVSGRPIKPPKKDLPDSVQPPPMRRSKLSPQLRYCSGVLKDLLSKKHAAYAWPFYKPVDATSLGLHDYHEIIKQPMDLSTIKRKMDSREYRDAQQFSADVRLMFSNCYKYNPPDHDVVAMARKLQDVFEFCFAKMPDEPPAPPSSSSSSSSSSSSSESELSSESEESESSPSSDSEEERANRLAELQEQLKAVHEQLTALSQGPIIKPKKKKEKKDKKKKKKVEKEKHRRVEEEVIPVRPAKTPKSTKTPKPKSNRPVACPVIPVTKAPRKKNSKSKSKKSAMMINVPQVIHDPIVSHFDSDEEEDTAPMSYDEKRQLSLDINKLPGEKLGRVVYIIQSREPSLRDTNPEEIEIDFETLKPSTLRELERYVMTCLRKKPRKPYASKKNSAGKSREELALEKQMELEKRLMDVSGQLNSGKKPPKTKQKPAAETHTQPSRLSASSSSSDSSSSSSSSSSSDTSDSDSG from the exons CTTCTGGCACGGCAGGTAAACGCATCCGTAAGCCCTCACTGCTCTTTGAGGGCTTTGAGAGTCCTGGGATGCCCCACCTAAGTCAGCTAGCCGCGTTGGGGCCCCCACAGCCCACAGTGAAAGACCCCAGCCGTCAGGGAAGGATGACCAACCAACTTCAGTTCCTACAGAAGGTCTTGCTCAAGTCTTTGTGGAGGCACCACTTTGCATGGCCCTTCCATGAACCTGTTGATGCAGTCAAGCTCAACTTGCCT GACTATCATAAGATCATCAAAACTCCCATGGACATGGGCACTATTAAGAGGAGATTAGAAAATAACTACTACCGCAGTGCCAGCGAGTGCATGCAGGACTTCAACACCATGTTTACTAATTGCTACATTTATAACAAG CCTACAGATGACATAGTACTCATGGCCCAGTCTCTGGAGAAGGCCTTCCTTCAAAAAGTGGCTCAGATGCCCCCTGATGAGATAGAGCTgtctcctccacctcccagGAGCAAACCAGGAAAACCTGCCAAAAAAGGCAGAGGAAATGCAG TTTCTGGAGGAATCACCACGGCTCATCAAGTCCCAGCTGTCTCCCAGTCAGCATACTCCCCCTCCACACCAGAAACACCAGACCACATTCTCTCAATCCCCCCACAGACTATTTTGTCCAAAAGCCTGCTTCCTATGCTTTCAAATGAACAGAGCCTCCCTACCATTACTAGTCTGCCTCCCACACAGCCCACTGCTAAG aaaaaaggtGTGAAGAGGAAAGCAGACACAACCACTCCCACCACTGTAAGCATGCCCATCATGAGCACCATGAGCGTCAGCCTGGGGATGGGTGGGGGACGTGACTCGCCCCTCACCCTCACTTCTCTAGGGGTGGACCACAGCTCCAGCCTGGGGATGAACCAAGGGCTCGGCATCAGTCAGGGCATGGGcatggggatgggaatgggtaTGAATATGGGGCATGGAACAGTAATGATGGGTACCAAAGCAGCAGGTGGGGGCAGGAGAGGAGTGAGTGGACGACCCATCAAGCCCCCTAAGAAGGATTTACCAGATTCAGTGCAGCCGCCACCGATGCGTCGCAGCAAGCTGAGCCCGCAACTGCGCTACTGCAGTGGGGTCCTGAAGGATTTGCTTTCAAAGAAGCACGCTGCGTACGCCTGGCCCTTCTACAAGCCTGTGGATGCCACATCGCTTGGTCTTCACGACTACCACGAAATCATCAAACAGCCCATGGACCTCAGCACCATCAAG CGAAAGATGGACAGTAGGGAGTATCGTGATGCCCAGCAGTTCTCTGCTGATGTCAGACTGATGTTTTCCAACTGCTACAAGTACAACCCTCCTGACCACGACGTGGTGGCCATGGCCAGAAAACTCCAG GATGTCTTTGAGTTCTGCTTTGCTAAGATGCCAGATGAGCCTCCAGCACCACCtagctcctcctcttcatcctcctcctcttcatcctcctctgaAAGTGAGCTCAGCAGTGAAAGCGAAGAGAGCGAGAGCAGCCCCAGCTCGGACTCTGAGGAGGAGAGGGCCAACAGGCTGGCAGAGCTGCAAGAACAG CTAAAAGCCGTACACGAGCAGCTCACTGCACTGTCCCAGGGCCCCATCATCAAAcccaagaaaaagaaagagaagaaagacaagaaaaagaagaagaaggtggaGAAAGAGAAGCATCGGAGAGTAGAGGAGGAGGTCATACCTGTAAGGCCAGCCAAGACCCCTAAAAGCACAAAAACGCCGAAACCCAAGAGCAACAGACCAGTGGCGTGTCCTGTAATACCAGTGACCAAGGCTcccagaaagaaaaacagcaagagCAA ATCCAAAAAGAGTGCTATGATGATTAACGTGCCTCAGGTGATCCACGATCCCATAGTGAGTCATTTCGACtcagatgaagaggaggacaCAGCACCAATGTCGTACGACGAGAAGCGCCAACTCAGCCTCGACATCAACAAGCTCCCTGGCGAGAAGCTGGGCCGCGTGGTTTACATCATCCAGTCCCGCGAGCCCTCACTTCGAGACACCAACCCCGAGGAGATTGAGATCGACTTCGAGACGCTGAAGCCGTCTACGCTGCGGGAGCTGGAGAGATACGTCATGACATGTCTGAGGAAGAAACCTCGGAAGCCATATG CAAGTAAAAAGAACAGTGCCGGAAAGTCCCGGGAAGAGCTCGCTCTGGAGAAACAAATGGAGCTGGAGAAGAGGCTGATGGACGTCAGTGGCCAGCTCAACTCCGGAAAAAAGCCCCCAAAGACCAAAC AGAAACCTGCAGCAGAGACCCACACCCAGCCGTCACGTCTCAGCGCCAGCAGCTCCTCCTCAGAttcctcctcatcatcttcttcctcctcatcttcggACACAAGCGACTCAGACTCGGGCTGA
- the brd2a gene encoding bromodomain-containing protein 2a isoform X1, with the protein MDMAVNQLLDSSLGGVDLGLMGVATMDHTSGTAGKRIRKPSLLFEGFESPGMPHLSQLAALGPPQPTVKDPSRQGRMTNQLQFLQKVLLKSLWRHHFAWPFHEPVDAVKLNLPDYHKIIKTPMDMGTIKRRLENNYYRSASECMQDFNTMFTNCYIYNKPTDDIVLMAQSLEKAFLQKVAQMPPDEIELSPPPPRSKPGKPAKKGRGNAVSGGITTAHQVPAVSQSAYSPSTPETPDHILSIPPQTILSKSLLPMLSNEQSLPTITSLPPTQPTAKKKGVKRKADTTTPTTVSMPIMSTMSVSLGMGGGRDSPLTLTSLGVDHSSSLGMNQGLGISQGMGMGMGMGMNMGHGTVMMGTKAAGGGRRGVSGRPIKPPKKDLPDSVQPPPMRRSKLSPQLRYCSGVLKDLLSKKHAAYAWPFYKPVDATSLGLHDYHEIIKQPMDLSTIKRKMDSREYRDAQQFSADVRLMFSNCYKYNPPDHDVVAMARKLQDVFEFCFAKMPDEPPAPPSSSSSSSSSSSSSESELSSESEESESSPSSDSEEERANRLAELQEQLKAVHEQLTALSQGPIIKPKKKKEKKDKKKKKKVEKEKHRRVEEEVIPVRPAKTPKSTKTPKPKSNRPVACPVIPVTKAPRKKNSKSKSKKSAMMINVPQVIHDPIVSHFDSDEEEDTAPMSYDEKRQLSLDINKLPGEKLGRVVYIIQSREPSLRDTNPEEIEIDFETLKPSTLRELERYVMTCLRKKPRKPYASKKNSAGKSREELALEKQMELEKRLMDVSGQLNSGKKPPKTKPEKPAAETHTQPSRLSASSSSSDSSSSSSSSSSSDTSDSDSG; encoded by the exons CTTCTGGCACGGCAGGTAAACGCATCCGTAAGCCCTCACTGCTCTTTGAGGGCTTTGAGAGTCCTGGGATGCCCCACCTAAGTCAGCTAGCCGCGTTGGGGCCCCCACAGCCCACAGTGAAAGACCCCAGCCGTCAGGGAAGGATGACCAACCAACTTCAGTTCCTACAGAAGGTCTTGCTCAAGTCTTTGTGGAGGCACCACTTTGCATGGCCCTTCCATGAACCTGTTGATGCAGTCAAGCTCAACTTGCCT GACTATCATAAGATCATCAAAACTCCCATGGACATGGGCACTATTAAGAGGAGATTAGAAAATAACTACTACCGCAGTGCCAGCGAGTGCATGCAGGACTTCAACACCATGTTTACTAATTGCTACATTTATAACAAG CCTACAGATGACATAGTACTCATGGCCCAGTCTCTGGAGAAGGCCTTCCTTCAAAAAGTGGCTCAGATGCCCCCTGATGAGATAGAGCTgtctcctccacctcccagGAGCAAACCAGGAAAACCTGCCAAAAAAGGCAGAGGAAATGCAG TTTCTGGAGGAATCACCACGGCTCATCAAGTCCCAGCTGTCTCCCAGTCAGCATACTCCCCCTCCACACCAGAAACACCAGACCACATTCTCTCAATCCCCCCACAGACTATTTTGTCCAAAAGCCTGCTTCCTATGCTTTCAAATGAACAGAGCCTCCCTACCATTACTAGTCTGCCTCCCACACAGCCCACTGCTAAG aaaaaaggtGTGAAGAGGAAAGCAGACACAACCACTCCCACCACTGTAAGCATGCCCATCATGAGCACCATGAGCGTCAGCCTGGGGATGGGTGGGGGACGTGACTCGCCCCTCACCCTCACTTCTCTAGGGGTGGACCACAGCTCCAGCCTGGGGATGAACCAAGGGCTCGGCATCAGTCAGGGCATGGGcatggggatgggaatgggtaTGAATATGGGGCATGGAACAGTAATGATGGGTACCAAAGCAGCAGGTGGGGGCAGGAGAGGAGTGAGTGGACGACCCATCAAGCCCCCTAAGAAGGATTTACCAGATTCAGTGCAGCCGCCACCGATGCGTCGCAGCAAGCTGAGCCCGCAACTGCGCTACTGCAGTGGGGTCCTGAAGGATTTGCTTTCAAAGAAGCACGCTGCGTACGCCTGGCCCTTCTACAAGCCTGTGGATGCCACATCGCTTGGTCTTCACGACTACCACGAAATCATCAAACAGCCCATGGACCTCAGCACCATCAAG CGAAAGATGGACAGTAGGGAGTATCGTGATGCCCAGCAGTTCTCTGCTGATGTCAGACTGATGTTTTCCAACTGCTACAAGTACAACCCTCCTGACCACGACGTGGTGGCCATGGCCAGAAAACTCCAG GATGTCTTTGAGTTCTGCTTTGCTAAGATGCCAGATGAGCCTCCAGCACCACCtagctcctcctcttcatcctcctcctcttcatcctcctctgaAAGTGAGCTCAGCAGTGAAAGCGAAGAGAGCGAGAGCAGCCCCAGCTCGGACTCTGAGGAGGAGAGGGCCAACAGGCTGGCAGAGCTGCAAGAACAG CTAAAAGCCGTACACGAGCAGCTCACTGCACTGTCCCAGGGCCCCATCATCAAAcccaagaaaaagaaagagaagaaagacaagaaaaagaagaagaaggtggaGAAAGAGAAGCATCGGAGAGTAGAGGAGGAGGTCATACCTGTAAGGCCAGCCAAGACCCCTAAAAGCACAAAAACGCCGAAACCCAAGAGCAACAGACCAGTGGCGTGTCCTGTAATACCAGTGACCAAGGCTcccagaaagaaaaacagcaagagCAA ATCCAAAAAGAGTGCTATGATGATTAACGTGCCTCAGGTGATCCACGATCCCATAGTGAGTCATTTCGACtcagatgaagaggaggacaCAGCACCAATGTCGTACGACGAGAAGCGCCAACTCAGCCTCGACATCAACAAGCTCCCTGGCGAGAAGCTGGGCCGCGTGGTTTACATCATCCAGTCCCGCGAGCCCTCACTTCGAGACACCAACCCCGAGGAGATTGAGATCGACTTCGAGACGCTGAAGCCGTCTACGCTGCGGGAGCTGGAGAGATACGTCATGACATGTCTGAGGAAGAAACCTCGGAAGCCATATG CAAGTAAAAAGAACAGTGCCGGAAAGTCCCGGGAAGAGCTCGCTCTGGAGAAACAAATGGAGCTGGAGAAGAGGCTGATGGACGTCAGTGGCCAGCTCAACTCCGGAAAAAAGCCCCCAAAGACCAAAC CAGAGAAACCTGCAGCAGAGACCCACACCCAGCCGTCACGTCTCAGCGCCAGCAGCTCCTCCTCAGAttcctcctcatcatcttcttcctcctcatcttcggACACAAGCGACTCAGACTCGGGCTGA